A window of Ranitomeya variabilis isolate aRanVar5 chromosome 2, aRanVar5.hap1, whole genome shotgun sequence contains these coding sequences:
- the SCG2 gene encoding secretogranin-2 — MASPRSYYLARCLSLCFLIILMSFADAAPFPYYQVPQSDPEYRMKSLQRLPSPDMLKALEYIENLRKQGSRTESLPDYTSYQGAPFPSEQKDVHALSPDSAKPLLNDDESEWMKAMLEALMQAEKEAKVVPQDKSKSYSNLDKSLPPELIEDYDSSKWSERRPKTNKLSSRLYDDYSRDNPLKRTNEIVEGQYTPQNLATLQSVFQELGKLQGQVNHKREKLDEDQKLYKDDEDDMYKANNIAYEDVAGGEDWNPIEEKVESQTEEELKESKEEVEKTDDMEEEMKRSGLLGLQDEEPEKENKEQESENLPKLMNSYLKMWLNRQEKGKQNIDKRSLKFSGKNLDPEAIYQLIDLSRNLQIPPEDLIDMLQDEDSRKFPGRLESEKEVEVPEDLDEVSETMTDKTDVYKSKQGFVKHPTTAVLPNGPEDLTLEDMMNLMGGDKLPSQKYPYLNRFNQNSGSLRPYSMFGKPKGHKVIWPNDLEKRQIEYDPRSEKEEDLADYVVRMLAKYPELLGNNQNKKIPTLYSPGDIQELEKQYEKALRGYLSMRGYQDLETAANSNRRLTLPRETDDTQNKQYIDEDMLMKVLEYMNQEKAEKGRDHSVKRSMENM, encoded by the coding sequence ATGGCATCTCCAAGGAGCTACTATCTTGCAAGATGCTTATCCCTGTGCTTTTTAATCATCCTTATGTCCTTTGCTGATGCTGCACCATTTCCATACTACCAAGTGCCACAATCAGATCCAGAGTACAGAATGAAGAGTTTACAAAGGCTGCCAAGCCCAGATATGTTAAAGGCACTGGAGTACATTGAAAATCTCAGGAAGCAAGGAAGCAGAACCGAAAGCCTCCCTGACTATACCTCCTACCAAGGGGCACCATTTCCCTCTGAGCAGAAGGATGTACATGCCCTTTCACCAGACAGTGCCAAACCTCTTCTCAATGATGACGAGTCTGAGTGGATGAAAGCAATGTTGGAAGCCTTGATGCAAGCTGAAAAAGAGGCAAAGGTGGTTCCACAAGACAAAAGCAAATCATATAGCAACTTGGACAAAAGTTTACCTCCTGAGCTTATTGAAGATTACGACTCAAGTAAGTGGTCTGAGAGAAGACCAAAAACTAATAAATTATCTTCAAGATTATATGATGACTACTCTCGGGACAACCCATTGAAAAGGACCAATGAAATTGTTGAAGGTCAGTATACTCCTCAAAATTTAGCTACTCTACAGTCTGTCTTCCAGGAACTAGGGAAACTTCAAGGCCAGGTGAACCATAAAAGAGAAAAATTAGATGAAGACCAAAAACTTTACAAGGATGATGAGGATGACATGTATAAAGCCAACAACATTGCTTATGAAGATGTAGCAGGAGGTGAAGACTGGAACCCaattgaagagaaagttgagagccaAACAGAAGAAGAATTAAAGGAAAGTAAAGAAGAGGTAGAGAAGACAGACGACATGGAAGAGGAGATGAAACGTTCTGGATTGTTGGGTTTACAGGATGAGGAGCccgaaaaagaaaataaagaacaAGAATCAGAAAACCTGCCAAAGTTAATGAACTCGTATTTAAAGATGTGGCTAAACAGACAGGAAAAGGGTAAACAGAATATAGATAAGAGATCACTAAAGTTCTCAGGAAAAAATCTAGACCCTGAAGCTATTTACCAACTGATTGATCTGTCTAGAAACTTACAAATCCCTCCTGAGGATCTTATTGACATGCTACAGGATGAAGATAGCAGGAAGTTTCCAGGTAGGTTGGAATCTGAAAAAGAGGTGGAAGTACCTGAAGATCTGGATGAGGTTTCAGAAACTATGACTGATAAAACGGATGTGTATAAAAGTAAGCAAGGATTTGTAAAGCATCCCACAACTGCTGTACTGCCTAATGGTCCTGAAGATCTAACACTAGAAGATATGATGAACCTCATGGGAGGAGATAAGTTGCCAAGCCAAAAGTATCCATACCTTAATCGATTTAACCAAAACAGTGGTTCATTAAGACCTTACTCCATGTTTGGCAAACCTAAAGGACATAAAGTCATCTGGCCAAATGACTTAGAAAAAAGACAAATTGAGTACGATCCCAGATCAGAGAAGGAAGAAGACTTGGCTGACTATGTAGTTAGGATGCTGGCCAAATATCCAGAACTTCTTGGcaacaatcaaaataaaaaaatccctaCGCTTTACTCACCAGGTGACATTCAGGAGCTTGAAAAGCAGTACGAAAAGGCTTTAAGGGGGTATCTGAGCATGCGAGGTTATCAGGATTTAGAGACTGCAGCCAACAGTAATCGAAGGCTAACTCTACCAAGGGAAACCGATGACACACAAAATAAACAGTATATAGATGAGGACATGCTTATGAAGGTCTTGGAGTACATGAACCAGGAGAAAGCAGAAAAAGGGAGAGATCACAGTGTTAAAAGATCCATGGAGAATATGTAA